In Geobacillus kaustophilus, a genomic segment contains:
- a CDS encoding UDP-glucose dehydrogenase family protein codes for MSKIAVVGTGYVGLVSGALLSDFGHEVTCVDIDHEKIENLKKGIIPIYEPGLETIVQRNFFYRRLNFTTDIKEAVENNDIIFIAVGTPPSDDGSADLQYVFTVANNIAKFMNGYKVIVNKSTVPVGTGQKVKAVVQETLKERGVDFPFDVVSNPEFLREGSAVHDFTHPDRVVIGAESERAFNIMKDVYRVLYINETPFVETNIETAEMIKYASNAFLAMKVTFINEIANLCEKVGADVQKVAKAMGKDGRISPKFLHAGPGYGGSCFPKDTKALARIAQEHGETLSLVEATIKANERQKLKMVDKIVNAMGSVEGKTLAILGITFKPNTDDMREAPALVILPELAKRGAKFKIYDPKGIKEGTWRLKEIQENITWCETAYDAIANTDATVILTEWNEFRNLDFEKYREINGGDYFFDLRNIYNKKTMLEKGFKYYGVGV; via the coding sequence ATGTCCAAAATAGCAGTAGTCGGTACAGGATATGTCGGTTTAGTGTCAGGAGCGCTTCTATCAGACTTTGGTCACGAAGTAACCTGTGTAGATATTGATCATGAAAAGATTGAAAATCTAAAAAAAGGAATTATTCCTATATACGAGCCGGGGCTTGAAACGATAGTACAAAGAAACTTTTTTTATAGACGACTTAACTTTACAACTGATATTAAAGAAGCAGTTGAAAATAATGATATAATTTTTATAGCTGTAGGTACACCACCCTCTGATGATGGCAGTGCCGACCTTCAATATGTATTTACGGTAGCAAATAATATTGCAAAATTTATGAATGGATATAAGGTGATTGTAAATAAGTCAACTGTCCCTGTGGGGACTGGTCAAAAAGTTAAGGCAGTGGTTCAGGAAACTCTTAAAGAAAGAGGGGTAGACTTTCCTTTTGATGTGGTATCGAACCCGGAATTTTTAAGAGAGGGGTCGGCTGTTCATGATTTTACTCATCCAGATAGAGTTGTAATAGGTGCAGAGAGTGAAAGAGCTTTTAATATAATGAAAGATGTCTATAGAGTTCTATATATCAATGAAACTCCATTTGTAGAAACAAATATTGAAACGGCAGAGATGATAAAGTATGCCTCAAATGCCTTTCTTGCAATGAAAGTAACCTTTATTAATGAAATTGCTAACTTGTGTGAAAAGGTCGGAGCTGATGTTCAAAAAGTGGCCAAAGCTATGGGGAAAGATGGTCGTATTTCACCAAAATTTTTGCATGCAGGGCCTGGTTATGGAGGAAGTTGTTTCCCGAAAGATACAAAGGCTCTCGCAAGAATTGCTCAAGAACACGGTGAAACACTTTCTCTGGTTGAAGCAACGATAAAAGCTAACGAAAGACAAAAGCTTAAGATGGTAGACAAAATTGTTAATGCCATGGGGAGTGTTGAAGGCAAAACTCTTGCTATTCTTGGTATTACATTTAAGCCTAATACCGATGATATGAGAGAAGCACCTGCGCTTGTAATTTTACCAGAGCTTGCTAAGCGAGGAGCAAAATTTAAGATATACGACCCTAAAGGCATAAAAGAGGGAACATGGCGTCTTAAAGAGATTCAAGAGAATATTACTTGGTGTGAAACAGCTTACGACGCTATTGCAAATACGGATGCAACTGTCATTCTCACTGAATGGAATGAGTTTAGAAATCTTGATTTTGAAAAGTATAGAGAAATCAACGGCGGTGATTACTTCTTTGATTTAAGGAATATTTATAACAAAAAAACAATGCTTGAAAAAGGATTTAAATATTACGGGGTAGGGGTTTAA
- a CDS encoding NAD-dependent epimerase, which yields MNLKPVDCKKTYLVTGAAGFIGMHLSKKLLEMGCKVIGYDNLNDYYDVTLKDSRLNILNKYENFTFHKADLTDKEYLAKLFAENKINVVINLAAQAGVRYSIENPDAYIQSNIVGFLNILEMCRHHQVDHLLYASSSSVYGANKKIPFSTEDRVDNPVSLYAATKKSNELMAHTYSHLYKIPTTGLRFFTVYGPYGRPDMAYFSFTKAIMEGKPIKIFNNGDMYRDFTYIDDIVNGVTKLIENSAALKNKELPYKIYNIGNNKPVKLIDFIQAIEHALGKKAIKEFYPMQPGDVYQTYADISDLINDVGFKPDTPIQEGIKRFVNWYIRYIYSK from the coding sequence ATGAATTTGAAACCTGTTGATTGTAAAAAGACATATCTAGTAACAGGTGCTGCTGGCTTTATCGGTATGCACTTATCTAAAAAGCTGTTGGAGATGGGGTGCAAAGTTATAGGGTATGATAACCTTAATGATTATTATGATGTTACCCTTAAGGACAGCCGTCTAAATATATTAAATAAATATGAAAACTTTACTTTCCATAAAGCAGATTTAACGGATAAGGAATATCTTGCAAAACTGTTTGCTGAAAATAAAATTAATGTCGTCATTAATCTTGCTGCACAAGCCGGTGTAAGATACAGCATTGAAAACCCGGACGCCTATATACAATCAAATATTGTTGGATTCTTAAATATTCTTGAAATGTGTAGGCACCATCAAGTTGACCATCTCCTTTATGCATCATCAAGCTCTGTTTATGGTGCAAATAAGAAAATTCCATTTTCGACGGAAGATAGAGTAGATAATCCAGTTAGCTTATATGCAGCAACCAAAAAATCAAATGAACTAATGGCGCATACTTATAGCCATCTTTATAAAATACCAACGACTGGTTTGCGTTTCTTTACGGTCTATGGTCCTTATGGAAGACCTGATATGGCGTATTTTTCTTTCACAAAAGCTATTATGGAAGGGAAACCTATAAAAATATTTAATAATGGTGATATGTATCGAGATTTCACGTACATTGATGACATTGTAAATGGAGTAACTAAACTAATAGAAAATTCTGCTGCTCTTAAGAATAAAGAGTTACCGTATAAGATTTATAATATAGGCAACAACAAGCCGGTAAAGCTAATAGACTTTATCCAGGCAATTGAACATGCACTAGGCAAAAAGGCAATAAAGGAATTTTATCCAATGCAGCCAGGTGATGTTTACCAAACGTATGCGGATATTTCTGATTTGATTAATGATGTGGGATTTAAGCCCGATACTCCTATTCAAGAAGGAATTAAAAGGTTTGTTAATTGGTATATAAGATATATTTATTCAAAATAG